The genomic DNA ACCTCGAGATTGTGGCCGTCAACGATCTGACCGACGCCAAGACCCTCGCTCACCTGCTCAAGTACGATTCCATCCTGGGCAACATCCACAACAAGGTGAGCGCCGGGCAGGACTCGATCCAGGTGGACGGCCACAGCATGCGCGTCTTCGCCGAGAAGGACCCGGCCAAGCTGGACTGGAACTCGCTGGGGGTGCAGGTAGTGGTGGAAT from Terriglobales bacterium includes the following:
- a CDS encoding glyceraldehyde 3-phosphate dehydrogenase NAD-binding domain-containing protein, translated to MAIKVGINGFGRIGRNIYRTAIGDPNLEIVAVNDLTDAKTLAHLLKYDSILGNIHNKVSAGQDSIQVDGHSMRVFAEKDPAKLDWNSLGVQVVVE